One segment of Geomonas ferrireducens DNA contains the following:
- a CDS encoding MFS transporter, with protein sequence MKNGKLFKSLFLINFATSLGFGIADAFFSTYLFSLGGRGILLGLPLLLFSLSKILFSPVMGACVDRFGARGAVTFSLTLYLLVSLGYLFSSDLTLIMALRLVQGVACAMFRPVMLSLVGAASGTNGEGRAAGTFDISFYLAIGVGPVIGGVLHDMWGFYGIFASLAFLCLLSLAVALRSIPAHSGDRTSCKQEKVCLTLPAAFKVARHGTMGGLLFFIFGRGCGISLLAGFLPILLNARLGLTGTQTGLVLASSTLVITTLLRPVGRLSDCRSRKFLVLLGGISVSLLYFLIPVAQGFQQVLVLGGGIGLCSVLSQPASTALLLEQGERHGTGLAVGVFNSALNLGFLVGPLFGGWLQSRFGLTSVFYAAGWIGLAAAGLFAASALVRERADSRKSASSSKDVAVA encoded by the coding sequence ATGAAGAACGGAAAACTTTTCAAGTCGCTGTTTCTGATCAACTTCGCAACGAGCCTAGGCTTCGGCATCGCCGACGCCTTCTTCTCCACCTACCTCTTCAGCCTCGGGGGGCGTGGCATCCTGCTCGGGCTGCCGCTGCTCCTTTTCTCCCTCTCGAAGATCCTCTTCAGCCCGGTGATGGGCGCCTGCGTGGATCGCTTCGGCGCGAGGGGCGCGGTGACCTTCAGTCTTACCCTTTATCTTCTCGTTTCCCTTGGTTACCTCTTCAGTTCCGATCTCACCCTTATCATGGCGCTGCGCCTGGTCCAGGGGGTGGCTTGTGCGATGTTTAGGCCGGTGATGCTCTCCCTGGTCGGTGCGGCGAGCGGCACCAACGGGGAGGGGCGGGCGGCTGGGACCTTCGACATATCTTTCTACCTCGCCATCGGGGTCGGGCCGGTTATTGGTGGTGTACTGCACGACATGTGGGGCTTTTACGGCATCTTTGCAAGCCTTGCCTTTTTATGCCTCCTCTCCCTTGCCGTTGCGCTGCGGAGCATACCTGCCCACTCGGGCGATAGAACCTCGTGCAAACAAGAAAAGGTCTGCCTCACGCTCCCCGCGGCCTTCAAGGTGGCGCGCCACGGTACCATGGGTGGGCTCCTCTTTTTCATCTTCGGCAGGGGGTGCGGCATTTCGCTGTTGGCGGGATTTCTTCCCATCCTCCTGAACGCGCGGTTGGGGCTCACCGGCACCCAGACCGGCCTGGTGCTCGCCTCCAGTACCCTGGTCATCACGACGCTGCTGCGTCCGGTCGGCAGGCTCTCAGACTGCCGCTCACGGAAATTCCTGGTGCTCCTGGGTGGGATCTCGGTGTCGCTTCTCTACTTCCTGATACCCGTGGCACAGGGGTTCCAGCAGGTACTCGTGCTGGGTGGCGGGATCGGGCTTTGCAGCGTGCTCTCGCAGCCTGCCAGCACCGCCCTTCTCCTTGAGCAGGGGGAACGTCACGGGACGGGTCTTGCCGTCGGGGTCTTCAATTCCGCGTTGAACTTAGGTTTCCTGGTGGGACCGCTCTTCGGGGGATGGCTGCAGAGTCGTTTCGGGCTTACTTCCGTCTTCTACGCCGCCGGCTGGA
- a CDS encoding flavocytochrome c: MRNKRTILALMMSAVLLVAASLAWGADSSKSAFLSGVHKKNNVSCADCHGKTVAVDDNETALNKNCKGCHGGFADLAEKTKEHINPHKSHLGETNCTACHKGHVASKAYCNYCHSFAMKIPAMGTEKESSDKKWVQESSKSAKDQKSARTESADVVVIGAGGSGYVASITAHDAGAKVILLEKMPITGGNSMLAAGGINAARTRYQERLGMHDDPADMVKETMKGGRDKNDPELVKVLAYKSADAVDFLVSLGADMTDLVRSGGVAVDRTHRPVGGAAVGPHLIKVYRENAAKRNLDVRVNSEVVQILSDGNGRVTGVQVRGKHSGLYTIKAKAVIDTAGGFAANNELVGFYKPQFKETASSNQPGATGEGVALAQKIGANVIDMEQIQIHPTMGGETKVLISETVRGSGAILVNHAGKRFVNELTTRDKASAAILAQPEKSAFLVLGEDIRKSNVQIDGYIVLGLVQQADSVAELAAKMGVPADALTATVENYNKAFAAKKDPEFQRQDIPRPVNGPKYYSIWVKPGRHHTMGGVKINTEAQVIGKDGKAMTGFYAAGEVTGGVHGWNRLGGNAITDTVVFGRIAGANAARFVKDAK; the protein is encoded by the coding sequence ATGAGAAACAAAAGAACGATACTCGCGCTGATGATGTCGGCGGTCCTGCTGGTCGCGGCCTCCCTGGCCTGGGGTGCGGACTCCTCCAAGAGCGCATTCCTTTCGGGGGTGCACAAGAAGAACAACGTGAGCTGTGCCGATTGTCACGGGAAAACCGTCGCGGTTGATGACAACGAGACAGCGCTGAACAAGAACTGCAAGGGGTGCCACGGCGGCTTCGCCGATCTGGCGGAGAAAACCAAGGAGCACATCAACCCGCACAAATCGCACCTGGGCGAGACCAACTGTACCGCCTGCCACAAGGGTCATGTTGCCTCCAAGGCTTACTGCAACTACTGCCACAGCTTCGCTATGAAGATCCCGGCCATGGGAACGGAAAAGGAGTCGAGCGACAAGAAGTGGGTGCAGGAATCTTCCAAGAGCGCAAAGGACCAGAAGTCTGCGCGGACCGAATCTGCCGACGTGGTGGTGATTGGTGCGGGTGGCTCGGGTTACGTGGCTTCCATCACCGCCCACGACGCGGGGGCGAAGGTCATCCTCCTCGAGAAGATGCCCATCACCGGCGGCAACAGCATGCTGGCAGCGGGCGGGATCAACGCGGCCAGGACCCGCTATCAGGAGAGGCTCGGGATGCACGACGACCCGGCCGATATGGTGAAGGAGACCATGAAAGGGGGAAGGGACAAGAACGATCCTGAACTCGTGAAGGTGCTCGCGTACAAGTCCGCTGACGCGGTCGATTTCCTGGTCTCCCTGGGCGCAGACATGACCGACCTGGTGCGCTCGGGCGGGGTCGCCGTGGACCGTACCCACCGTCCGGTGGGGGGCGCGGCGGTAGGTCCGCATCTCATCAAGGTGTACCGTGAGAACGCCGCCAAGCGTAACCTCGACGTCCGGGTGAACTCCGAGGTGGTGCAGATCCTCTCCGACGGCAACGGACGCGTTACCGGCGTCCAGGTCAGGGGAAAGCACAGCGGGCTCTACACCATCAAGGCCAAGGCGGTGATCGATACGGCCGGCGGCTTCGCCGCCAACAACGAGCTGGTAGGCTTCTACAAGCCGCAGTTCAAGGAGACCGCCTCCTCGAACCAGCCGGGCGCTACCGGCGAGGGTGTCGCGCTGGCGCAGAAGATCGGCGCTAACGTGATCGACATGGAGCAGATCCAGATCCATCCGACCATGGGGGGAGAGACCAAGGTCCTCATCTCCGAGACGGTGCGCGGCAGCGGGGCCATCCTGGTGAACCACGCCGGCAAGCGCTTCGTGAACGAGCTGACCACCCGCGACAAGGCTTCCGCCGCCATCCTGGCGCAGCCTGAGAAGTCCGCTTTCCTGGTGCTCGGCGAGGATATCCGCAAGAGCAACGTCCAGATCGACGGCTACATCGTGTTGGGCCTTGTGCAGCAGGCCGACAGCGTGGCCGAGCTTGCCGCCAAGATGGGCGTACCCGCCGATGCATTGACGGCTACCGTGGAAAACTACAACAAGGCCTTCGCGGCCAAGAAGGACCCCGAGTTCCAGCGCCAGGACATCCCGAGGCCGGTGAACGGGCCTAAGTACTACTCCATCTGGGTGAAACCGGGGCGCCACCACACCATGGGGGGCGTGAAGATCAACACCGAGGCCCAAGTCATCGGCAAGGACGGAAAAGCGATGACCGGCTTCTATGCGGCCGGCGAAGTTACCGGCGGCGTGCACGGCTGGAACCGTCTGGGCGGCAACGCCATCACCGACACGGTCGTCTTCGGCCGGATCGCCGGCGCCAACGCGGCGCGTTTCGTGAAGGACGCGAAGTAA
- a CDS encoding porin — protein sequence MKQQTAVVLAGVLAVMAVGHDVQAKSLEDILKEKGVITEAEYKEASKANPYDYKLGKGFVLTSPDQKFQLQIGGQIQAQYEFDDYDLASKQDVSQFNLRRVKTLLSGYAFTKDLTYKATYNWANVVKENTKAMEEVNMKYRVADELQIMLGQEKIQYSRQWITSNTAQQFVDGSFVRNAFMQGYDTGINLHGDLWSGVVKYDAGFFGGAGQNTKNKTNDNAYNFRVAVNPLGDMKYGEGDLEYSEKPLVSLGSSYYLNTLRKTVSGTGTTATSAIDNNNSNFVTDTNGWLGKAVKGKYFGTAAAEEISVDSWEADFACKWLGASMQGEYFWGKAEGDISDKELIARGGYLQAGYFVIPKRLELALRYAWMDPNRAISNDSISEIQGAVNYFLYGNNLKIQGDVGNRHTYKDKTDDLVARAQVQLLF from the coding sequence ATGAAACAGCAGACGGCGGTGGTATTGGCAGGTGTTCTGGCGGTGATGGCTGTGGGGCATGATGTCCAGGCGAAGAGCCTTGAAGACATTCTGAAGGAGAAAGGCGTCATCACTGAGGCGGAGTACAAGGAAGCGTCCAAAGCCAATCCTTACGATTACAAGCTTGGCAAAGGGTTCGTCCTCACCTCGCCGGACCAAAAGTTCCAGTTGCAGATCGGCGGGCAGATCCAGGCGCAGTACGAGTTCGACGACTATGACCTGGCCAGCAAACAGGACGTGAGCCAGTTCAACCTGCGGCGCGTCAAGACCCTCCTGAGCGGTTACGCGTTCACCAAGGACCTCACCTACAAGGCGACCTACAACTGGGCCAACGTGGTGAAGGAGAACACCAAGGCGATGGAAGAGGTGAACATGAAGTACCGTGTCGCCGACGAGCTGCAGATCATGCTGGGACAAGAGAAGATCCAGTACTCAAGGCAGTGGATCACCTCCAACACCGCGCAGCAGTTCGTGGACGGCTCCTTCGTGCGGAACGCCTTCATGCAGGGGTACGACACCGGCATCAACCTGCACGGCGACCTCTGGTCCGGCGTGGTCAAGTACGACGCGGGCTTTTTCGGAGGCGCCGGTCAGAACACGAAGAACAAGACCAACGACAACGCATACAACTTCAGGGTGGCCGTCAACCCCCTGGGCGACATGAAGTACGGCGAGGGTGACCTCGAATATTCCGAGAAACCCCTGGTATCGCTTGGGAGCAGCTACTACCTGAACACCTTGAGGAAGACCGTTTCCGGGACCGGCACCACGGCGACCTCTGCCATCGACAACAACAATTCGAACTTCGTAACCGACACCAACGGCTGGCTCGGCAAGGCGGTAAAGGGGAAATACTTCGGAACTGCGGCTGCCGAAGAGATCAGCGTCGACTCCTGGGAAGCGGACTTCGCGTGCAAGTGGCTGGGCGCGTCGATGCAGGGCGAGTACTTCTGGGGCAAAGCGGAGGGCGACATCTCGGACAAGGAGCTGATCGCCAGGGGCGGGTACCTGCAGGCCGGTTACTTCGTGATCCCGAAGCGTCTTGAGCTTGCGCTGCGCTACGCCTGGATGGACCCCAACCGCGCGATTTCCAACGATTCCATCTCTGAAATCCAGGGTGCGGTGAACTACTTCCTCTACGGCAACAACCTGAAGATCCAGGGCGACGTCGGCAACCGCCACACCTACAAGGACAAGACCGACGATCTCGTGGCGCGCGCCCAGGTGCAGCTCCTCTTCTAA
- a CDS encoding sigma-54-dependent transcriptional regulator, producing the protein MDSELYPSFRVLLVDDEPAWLRSLSLALESSCGITNVALCSDSRKVLDIMAQGEVGLVLLDLTMPHVSGEDLLVQIAERHPGVAVIVVSGLNQVGKVVNCMKLGAYDYYVKTDDEERIVCGVQRAIKHLELQRDNKEMTRRFVSCELQHPEAFSAICTADRAMQAIFAYIEAVAVSPLPLLITGQSGSGKELLAQATHRLSGCRGELVAVNVAGLDDTVFSDTLFGHVRGAFTGAEGVRRGMIEAAANGTLFLDEIGDLSIASQVKLLRLLQEGEYFPLGCDQPRRLKARIVVATHQNLEAKVAQGSFRCDLFYRLRTHHVEVPPLRSRKGDIPYLLDLFLEEAAGMMGKKKPTPPPGLVQLLSTYSFPGNVRELKAMVFDAVSTHKDRMLSMDSFVKAVSAGGGVSERVPDQNPFAGFEPLPTFANAANYLLDEAMNRAGGNQTLAARLLGISQPSLWKRLKSARG; encoded by the coding sequence ATGGACAGTGAGCTCTACCCGTCTTTCAGGGTCCTCCTGGTGGACGACGAACCGGCTTGGCTGCGCTCGCTGTCGCTGGCCCTCGAGAGCAGCTGCGGCATCACCAACGTGGCGCTTTGCAGCGACAGCCGCAAGGTGCTGGATATCATGGCGCAGGGGGAAGTGGGCCTGGTACTGCTCGACCTCACCATGCCTCACGTCTCCGGCGAAGACCTTCTGGTTCAGATCGCCGAGCGCCATCCGGGCGTGGCGGTCATCGTGGTCAGCGGGCTGAACCAGGTGGGTAAGGTCGTCAACTGCATGAAGCTTGGCGCCTACGACTACTACGTGAAGACCGATGATGAGGAGCGCATCGTCTGCGGCGTCCAGCGCGCCATCAAGCACCTGGAACTGCAGCGCGACAACAAGGAGATGACCCGGCGCTTCGTTTCTTGCGAGTTGCAGCACCCCGAGGCCTTTTCCGCCATCTGCACCGCCGACCGCGCCATGCAGGCGATCTTCGCCTATATAGAGGCGGTGGCGGTAAGCCCGCTTCCCCTGCTGATCACCGGTCAGAGCGGCTCCGGCAAAGAGCTCCTCGCCCAGGCCACGCACCGGCTGAGCGGCTGCCGTGGCGAGCTGGTGGCCGTGAACGTCGCGGGGCTCGACGATACCGTCTTCTCCGACACCCTTTTCGGGCACGTGCGCGGCGCCTTCACCGGTGCGGAAGGGGTGCGCCGCGGCATGATCGAGGCGGCCGCCAACGGCACCCTTTTCCTCGATGAAATCGGGGACCTGAGCATCGCTTCGCAGGTGAAACTCTTGCGGCTGTTGCAGGAGGGGGAGTATTTCCCGCTCGGCTGCGATCAGCCGAGGCGCCTGAAGGCGCGCATCGTGGTGGCGACGCACCAGAACCTGGAAGCCAAAGTGGCGCAGGGGAGTTTCCGGTGCGACCTGTTCTACCGGCTGCGCACCCACCACGTCGAGGTGCCGCCGCTGCGAAGCCGCAAGGGGGACATCCCGTACCTGCTCGACCTGTTCCTCGAGGAGGCCGCCGGCATGATGGGGAAGAAAAAGCCGACTCCGCCCCCCGGGCTCGTGCAGCTTTTGTCCACCTACAGCTTCCCTGGGAACGTCAGGGAGCTGAAGGCGATGGTGTTCGATGCCGTCAGCACCCATAAGGACCGCATGCTCTCGATGGACAGTTTCGTAAAGGCGGTCAGCGCCGGTGGGGGAGTTTCCGAGCGGGTGCCGGACCAGAACCCATTTGCCGGCTTCGAGCCGCTCCCCACCTTTGCCAATGCGGCGAACTACCTTCTCGATGAGGCGATGAACCGTGCCGGCGGCAACCAGACCCTTGCGGCACGGCTTCTCGGCATATCCCAACCCTCGCTCTGGAAGCGCCTCAAATCGGCCCGCGGCTGA
- a CDS encoding transporter substrate-binding domain-containing protein codes for MLTRFLLLLLALSLTASEVNAEPVTGRDLSVIVVGGNSNYPPYQFLDKNGQPAGYIVDLTRAIARVMGMKVEIKLDDFGKILKGLDSGDIDILEGLSYSEARAREYEFSTPHSIIVQAIFARKGTPAVKSLEQLRGKKVLVHRGGGMHSYLQEKHYDADLVLTDSPRETLQELAAGRCDYAVVALLPAMYIIREEKLANLVPVATNVAPQRYYCYAAKKGNAELVAQMNEGLSILKKTGEFNQIYNRWIGVLEPQRTSWLVVAKYAALVVIPLSLVLLGTVLWSYSLRRQVAQRTESLSNALAELQRNQQQLVQADKMAALGILVSGVAHEINNPTGIILMNMPTLKKIFRDAERILDRYQEEEGDFTLGGIRYQRVRQEVPLILDEIQDGAQRIKKTVEDLKNFARKDDEAHKEMLDFNNVVRTAVRLVDVATRKFTNDFTASYADGLPPVLGNEQRLEQVVVNLVMNAGQALPDPSKAIALRTWHDAATGRVMLSVHDEGSGISPEHLKHLTDPFFTTKRENGGTGLGLSISANIIKDHGGEIAFESGLGEGTTVTLALPAAVAGRKNGQ; via the coding sequence ATGCTTACCAGATTCCTTTTGCTGTTGCTTGCCCTGAGCCTGACCGCATCGGAGGTAAACGCCGAACCGGTAACGGGCCGCGACCTGAGCGTCATCGTCGTGGGCGGTAACAGCAACTACCCTCCATACCAGTTCCTGGACAAAAACGGCCAGCCGGCCGGCTACATCGTCGATCTCACCAGGGCCATCGCCCGCGTTATGGGGATGAAGGTCGAGATCAAGCTGGACGATTTCGGGAAGATCCTCAAGGGACTGGACAGCGGCGACATCGACATCCTGGAAGGGCTCTCCTATTCCGAGGCAAGAGCCCGCGAGTACGAGTTTTCAACACCGCACTCCATCATCGTGCAGGCCATTTTCGCCCGGAAAGGAACGCCTGCGGTCAAGAGCCTGGAACAGCTCAGGGGGAAAAAGGTGCTGGTGCACCGCGGCGGCGGCATGCACAGCTACCTGCAGGAAAAGCATTACGATGCGGACCTAGTGCTGACCGACAGTCCCCGTGAGACCCTCCAAGAGCTGGCAGCCGGGCGCTGCGATTACGCCGTCGTGGCCCTGCTACCCGCGATGTACATCATCCGGGAAGAGAAGCTTGCGAACCTGGTGCCGGTAGCCACCAACGTCGCCCCGCAGCGCTACTACTGCTACGCGGCCAAAAAGGGGAACGCCGAACTGGTGGCCCAGATGAACGAGGGGCTTTCCATCCTCAAGAAGACAGGGGAGTTCAACCAGATCTACAACAGGTGGATCGGCGTCCTCGAACCGCAACGCACCTCATGGCTTGTCGTGGCCAAATACGCGGCACTGGTCGTCATCCCGCTTTCCCTCGTCCTGCTCGGCACCGTGCTCTGGTCCTACTCGCTGCGCAGGCAGGTGGCTCAGCGCACCGAATCGCTCTCGAACGCACTGGCGGAGTTGCAGAGAAACCAGCAGCAACTGGTACAGGCCGACAAGATGGCCGCGCTCGGCATCCTGGTTTCCGGGGTGGCCCATGAGATCAACAACCCCACCGGCATCATCCTGATGAACATGCCCACCTTGAAAAAGATATTCCGGGACGCGGAGCGGATCCTGGACCGTTACCAGGAGGAAGAAGGCGACTTCACCCTTGGAGGAATCCGGTACCAGAGGGTTCGGCAGGAGGTGCCGCTCATCCTGGACGAGATACAGGATGGCGCCCAGCGCATCAAGAAAACGGTGGAGGACCTGAAGAATTTCGCGAGGAAAGACGACGAGGCCCACAAGGAGATGCTGGATTTCAACAATGTGGTGCGGACGGCGGTACGCCTCGTGGACGTGGCGACCCGCAAATTCACCAACGATTTCACCGCCTCCTATGCGGACGGGCTCCCCCCGGTATTGGGCAACGAGCAGCGCCTCGAGCAGGTGGTGGTGAACCTCGTCATGAATGCGGGGCAGGCCCTGCCCGATCCCAGCAAAGCAATTGCCTTGCGGACCTGGCATGACGCCGCGACCGGCAGGGTGATGCTCTCCGTGCATGACGAGGGGAGCGGGATCTCGCCGGAGCATCTGAAGCACCTGACGGACCCATTCTTCACCACCAAGCGCGAGAACGGGGGGACCGGACTCGGGCTCTCCATTTCCGCCAACATCATCAAGGACCACGGCGGCGAAATAGCCTTCGAGTCCGGCCTGGGAGAGGGGACCACGGTCACCCTCGCTTTGCCGGCCGCCGTGGCAGGGAGAAAAAATGGACAGTGA
- a CDS encoding NifB/NifX family molybdenum-iron cluster-binding protein, producing MKICFPVECNEGLSSAVFGHFGSAPGFLVVDSNTDECTAINNGDRVHQHGACNPVAGLGGHEVDAIVVGGIGGGALYKLNAAGMRVFQARPGTVAENMALFKANELPEYLPGHTCGGHGHSHGCSH from the coding sequence ATGAAGATCTGTTTCCCTGTTGAATGCAACGAAGGTCTTTCCAGTGCAGTTTTCGGCCATTTCGGCTCAGCTCCCGGGTTTCTCGTGGTAGACAGCAACACCGACGAGTGCACCGCCATCAACAACGGTGATCGCGTGCATCAACACGGGGCCTGCAACCCGGTGGCCGGACTTGGCGGGCATGAGGTAGATGCGATCGTCGTAGGAGGGATCGGCGGCGGCGCACTCTACAAACTGAACGCGGCAGGCATGCGCGTATTCCAGGCGCGCCCTGGAACGGTTGCCGAAAACATGGCCCTTTTCAAGGCAAACGAACTGCCGGAGTACCTTCCAGGCCACACCTGCGGCGGGCACGGTCACAGCCACGGCTGCTCCCACTGA
- a CDS encoding DUF134 domain-containing protein codes for MPRPRKPRTCICPHRAGFAAVFKPAGTPLKELEMLRLAHDELDALHLCDGQGKTQEEAGECMGISRGTVQRLLASARAKVAEALVHQKALAIAGAPAEFAPLPCGDLS; via the coding sequence ATGCCGCGTCCCCGCAAGCCGAGAACCTGTATCTGCCCGCACCGCGCAGGTTTCGCCGCGGTCTTCAAGCCTGCCGGCACGCCGCTCAAGGAGCTTGAAATGTTGCGGCTCGCCCACGACGAACTGGACGCCCTCCATCTGTGCGACGGGCAGGGCAAGACCCAGGAAGAGGCCGGAGAGTGCATGGGGATATCGCGCGGCACGGTGCAACGTCTGCTAGCCTCCGCCCGCGCCAAGGTGGCCGAAGCGCTGGTACACCAGAAGGCACTCGCCATCGCCGGCGCCCCGGCAGAGTTCGCCCCCCTCCCCTGCGGAGACCTTTCTTAG
- a CDS encoding GSU3529 family protein gives MELVEKLAEAARRQHDEADLPASLLKEILEIASSPPPGCDVKLIELLLEQTEAFDNYAGAGCFGDAVSAATIQATLDRVRGKG, from the coding sequence ATGGAATTGGTGGAGAAACTGGCTGAGGCGGCACGGCGGCAGCACGATGAGGCCGACCTCCCCGCGTCGCTTCTCAAGGAGATCCTGGAGATTGCGAGCAGTCCGCCGCCGGGATGTGACGTGAAGCTGATCGAGCTCCTGTTGGAGCAAACCGAGGCATTCGACAATTACGCCGGGGCGGGATGCTTCGGTGACGCAGTGAGCGCCGCCACCATCCAGGCGACGCTCGACCGGGTGCGCGGCAAAGGTTGA
- a CDS encoding cytochrome c family protein, which produces MPIKGKAAFILAAALAFATLAGTAIAGSPVFDVDREFYPYYPSLIKWNKSALDFTPPSVCQGCHEKQYKEWSASVHQLAFQDPVYQGELNKAVKAVGHEISRQCEGCHSPAGVVTGEIKGPGNAGLSEMALAGVSCDICHSVSGVTHWQTPSHEPENGSFILTPGVETKDGPRFVKRGPFKPSEECGGGFHDCAESSLHLQADLCASCHQVYHYDAHFPLEATYLEWKHGPYAQKNVLCQDCHMVDTASFKKAADQFIKPDRKEYRHYFNGANYLLSYLAAGAAKKAGNQEQADLFMKQYQMAVDRLKSAAEIEITPSYQKGELKELQVRVKNVRAGHNLPTSLTNVRQMWLEIVAKDEAGKTVLTSGQVGPEGSLPADARLFNSDGMGDNFHFAIDPWVVTSFSRHDTIPPRGYKDVYYGVPALKGVKKLNVEVKLRYRQADQKVAEALLKAVPKDIDLEKIYGLKAVPPLPVVDMALKKASLSTRQAAR; this is translated from the coding sequence GTGCCGATCAAAGGGAAAGCCGCGTTTATCCTCGCCGCAGCGCTTGCGTTCGCCACGCTGGCAGGCACCGCCATAGCCGGGTCACCGGTCTTCGACGTCGACCGCGAGTTCTACCCCTACTACCCCTCGCTCATCAAATGGAACAAGTCCGCCCTCGATTTCACCCCGCCGAGCGTCTGCCAGGGGTGCCATGAAAAACAGTACAAAGAGTGGAGCGCTTCCGTGCACCAGCTCGCCTTTCAGGACCCTGTCTACCAGGGGGAGCTGAACAAGGCGGTGAAAGCTGTGGGTCACGAGATCTCGCGCCAGTGCGAAGGGTGCCATTCCCCCGCGGGCGTGGTCACCGGCGAGATAAAGGGTCCCGGCAACGCGGGGCTGAGCGAGATGGCGCTAGCCGGAGTCTCCTGCGACATCTGCCACTCGGTGAGCGGGGTGACGCACTGGCAGACGCCGTCCCACGAGCCGGAAAACGGCTCCTTCATCCTCACCCCCGGCGTGGAGACCAAGGACGGCCCCCGGTTCGTCAAGCGCGGCCCCTTCAAGCCGAGCGAGGAGTGCGGTGGTGGCTTCCACGACTGCGCCGAGAGCTCGCTGCACCTGCAGGCCGACCTCTGTGCCTCCTGTCACCAGGTCTACCACTACGACGCGCACTTCCCCCTCGAAGCGACCTACCTCGAGTGGAAGCACGGCCCGTACGCCCAGAAAAACGTCCTCTGCCAGGACTGCCACATGGTCGACACCGCCTCGTTCAAGAAGGCGGCGGACCAGTTCATAAAGCCCGACCGCAAGGAGTACCGGCATTACTTCAACGGCGCTAACTACCTGCTAAGCTACCTCGCCGCCGGTGCCGCGAAGAAGGCGGGCAACCAGGAGCAGGCCGATCTTTTCATGAAGCAGTACCAGATGGCCGTCGATCGGCTCAAGTCCGCCGCCGAAATCGAAATCACCCCGAGCTATCAGAAGGGGGAGCTGAAAGAGCTGCAGGTCCGGGTAAAAAACGTGCGCGCCGGGCACAACCTCCCCACCTCGCTCACCAACGTGCGTCAGATGTGGCTGGAGATCGTGGCAAAGGACGAGGCGGGCAAGACCGTACTCACCAGCGGCCAAGTCGGCCCGGAGGGCTCCCTACCCGCCGATGCACGGCTCTTCAACTCGGACGGCATGGGCGACAACTTCCATTTCGCCATCGACCCATGGGTCGTTACCTCGTTCTCGCGGCACGACACCATCCCGCCCCGGGGGTACAAGGACGTGTACTACGGCGTCCCCGCCCTGAAGGGGGTGAAGAAGTTGAACGTCGAGGTGAAGCTGCGCTACCGGCAGGCGGACCAGAAAGTCGCCGAGGCGCTGCTGAAGGCGGTCCCCAAAGACATCGACCTCGAAAAGATTTACGGCCTGAAGGCCGTCCCACCGCTGCCGGTCGTCGACATGGCGCTTAAGAAGGCGTCGCTCTCCACCCGTCAGGCCGCACGCTAA
- a CDS encoding rhodanese-like domain-containing protein yields the protein MKMTRIIALVLALVTMLAASAALAAPFFGGNYQYVAPEDFKKWLEAGKKVQIVDIQVPAEFQQHHFKGALQTNAFPVKSAEEKSKLDRVLPQLTATREEIVIICPRGGGGAKNTYDHLKSKGIAEARMHILEDGMQGWPYQALVVQGK from the coding sequence ATGAAGATGACGAGAATAATCGCCCTGGTCCTTGCACTGGTGACCATGCTCGCCGCGTCGGCGGCCTTGGCCGCCCCCTTTTTCGGCGGCAACTACCAGTATGTGGCTCCCGAGGATTTCAAGAAGTGGCTTGAGGCGGGCAAGAAGGTGCAGATCGTCGACATCCAGGTGCCGGCCGAGTTCCAGCAGCACCATTTCAAGGGTGCGCTGCAGACGAACGCTTTCCCGGTGAAATCCGCCGAGGAGAAGTCGAAGCTGGACCGGGTGCTTCCGCAACTGACGGCAACCCGCGAGGAGATCGTCATCATCTGCCCGCGCGGTGGCGGCGGTGCCAAGAACACCTACGATCACCTGAAGAGCAAGGGGATCGCGGAGGCTCGCATGCACATCCTGGAGGACGGCATGCAGGGCTGGCCATACCAGGCCCTGGTGGTGCAGGGGAAATAA